From Bacteroidales bacterium, one genomic window encodes:
- the porU gene encoding type IX secretion system sortase PorU produces MLKRILFIFFLLLNTMLFAQSVQKDFQIVWNAINTLDISENEQIPVFSFNDAVFNGPYGLVPYFRVDIVIEKDVKDINVSIRNQQFKLVSKSNQGILHPVFKNILDEIQVKTTFKSVGSEKIARIEFIPIRKNSILNAFSLLTSFSLDIDLLKSNEKEAPSEFSFAEESVMADGDWYKFKVDKSGVFKISGADLQNAGISLTDIDPAKISVYGFGGMLNEKNSDFRYSDIPELAISLELGGDGKFDATDYLLFYAQGPDSWKYNSTKNVFEHQLNIYDRNAFYYVHIGNQNGKRISDILQPEEEADFQIDEFVDYSFIEDETYNLIGSGRRWLGDKFEFIDSNTYSFDFENLVPASTAFIKVELVARSYSTSSFDLLYNEQSLGNVNISKIPTGSYPAYAYDNTFEKYFQLTADPELKIGLNYNRPLSSSVAWLDYIEINVKRQLIFGDNQLAFRSPESVADNAITKFTIANINTSTMLWDISNLTDVTSLQLNLNNTTADFKVVTDKLREFIAFDSNMAYSAEFVEKIANQNLHAISNIDMLIVCPQQFISQAEDLADFHRQDGLKVQVTPLYQIYNEYSSASHDITAIRDYVRSVYMSASESNSLKYLLLFGDASFDYMKREAINTNMVPTYESFESFDPIISIAVDDYFGFLDNDEGDMYYDDVDIGIGRLPVVSTEEASRAVEKIKHYSSSDTAVYGDWRNVICFVADDEDNNLHIRQADDLAKMVDTIFPGGNLDKIYVDAFPQVSTPAGQRYPKVNEAINERVNKGALILSYTGHGGETGWGQERYLDMPDIESWSNKEKLPVFLTATCEFARYDDPSRVSAGEFIFLNEKGGGIALFTTSRATYAGSNFVMSKYFYNYALNYPNHDYIRMGDILKMIKRSSGSGFNVMKFVLLGDPALKFSIPKNFTQITKINESTVNQDNDTLKALSFVNIKGQINDPNGNKLSSFNGHVYPLVFDKVTNITTLANDPGSDPFSFNLQKSVLYKGKAEVKNGDFEFSFVVPKDIAYNYGLGKLSIYASSENTDASGYNRDIIIGGFDENSQVDTEGPQIELFLNDENFIEGGMTNENPVLLAKVRDENGINTIGNGIGHDITAILDVNAADIKILNDYYESDIGTYQSGTIRYPFSKLDDGKHELTFKVWDIYNNSSTANLKFYVSASANLALEAVMNYPNPFYDRTTFSFEQNTDGQELLLTIDIFSIDGRLVKHIEDTFMPYSSRINHISWDGTDEYGSKIMKGMYIYRLQLSDENGIQRSKTSKLVYLK; encoded by the coding sequence ATGCTAAAAAGAATCTTATTTATTTTCTTCTTATTGTTGAATACTATGCTTTTTGCACAGTCTGTTCAAAAGGATTTTCAAATAGTATGGAATGCTATAAATACCTTGGATATATCTGAAAATGAACAGATTCCTGTTTTTAGTTTTAATGATGCCGTTTTTAATGGACCTTATGGGTTAGTTCCGTATTTCCGTGTCGATATTGTAATTGAAAAGGATGTTAAGGATATTAATGTTAGCATACGTAATCAACAATTTAAATTGGTATCTAAATCAAATCAGGGGATACTTCATCCTGTTTTTAAGAATATTTTAGACGAAATACAGGTTAAAACAACTTTTAAAAGTGTGGGATCTGAGAAAATTGCTCGAATAGAATTTATCCCGATAAGGAAAAATTCTATATTAAATGCTTTTAGCTTACTGACTTCTTTTAGTTTGGATATTGATTTGCTGAAGAGTAATGAAAAAGAAGCTCCCTCTGAATTTTCATTTGCCGAAGAATCGGTAATGGCAGATGGCGATTGGTATAAATTTAAAGTAGATAAAAGTGGAGTATTTAAGATTAGCGGTGCCGACTTGCAAAATGCAGGTATTTCACTCACAGATATAGATCCTGCAAAAATTTCTGTTTATGGTTTTGGAGGAATGCTAAATGAAAAAAATTCCGATTTTCGTTATTCCGATATTCCTGAATTGGCTATAAGCCTTGAGCTTGGTGGTGATGGAAAATTTGATGCAACAGATTATTTGTTATTTTATGCGCAAGGTCCTGATTCTTGGAAATATAACTCAACAAAAAATGTTTTTGAACATCAGTTAAATATTTACGATCGTAATGCTTTTTATTATGTGCATATTGGTAATCAAAACGGAAAACGTATAAGTGATATTTTACAGCCCGAAGAAGAAGCGGATTTCCAAATTGATGAATTTGTTGATTATTCATTTATAGAAGACGAAACATATAATCTGATAGGTTCCGGTAGGCGTTGGCTCGGCGATAAATTTGAATTTATCGACTCTAATACTTACAGCTTTGATTTTGAAAATTTAGTTCCGGCTTCTACCGCATTTATTAAAGTGGAATTGGTAGCTCGGTCGTATTCTACCAGCTCCTTCGATTTACTCTATAATGAACAGAGTTTGGGTAATGTTAATATTAGTAAAATACCAACAGGAAGTTATCCTGCCTATGCTTACGATAATACTTTTGAGAAATATTTTCAACTTACGGCTGACCCTGAATTAAAGATTGGTTTAAATTATAATAGACCACTTTCCAGTTCCGTTGCTTGGCTGGATTATATAGAAATAAATGTAAAACGACAATTAATCTTTGGAGATAATCAGCTTGCTTTTAGATCGCCTGAATCGGTAGCCGATAACGCAATTACTAAGTTTACAATTGCTAATATTAATACTTCGACTATGCTTTGGGATATCAGTAATTTAACTGATGTTACAAGTCTGCAATTAAATTTAAATAATACAACTGCTGATTTTAAAGTTGTTACCGATAAGCTCCGTGAGTTTATAGCATTTGACTCTAATATGGCTTATAGTGCAGAATTTGTAGAAAAGATTGCCAATCAGAATTTGCATGCAATTTCTAATATTGATATGCTTATTGTTTGCCCACAACAGTTTATTAGTCAAGCCGAAGATTTAGCCGATTTTCATCGTCAAGACGGTTTAAAAGTACAAGTAACGCCTCTTTATCAAATATATAATGAGTATTCAAGTGCTTCGCATGATATAACAGCAATTAGAGACTATGTACGTTCCGTTTATATGTCGGCTTCAGAATCTAACTCGCTGAAATATTTATTGCTTTTTGGTGATGCATCATTCGATTATATGAAAAGAGAAGCAATAAACACCAATATGGTTCCTACCTATGAATCTTTTGAGAGTTTTGATCCAATAATTTCTATAGCTGTTGACGATTATTTTGGTTTTCTTGATAACGATGAAGGCGATATGTATTACGACGATGTGGATATTGGAATTGGTAGATTGCCTGTAGTTTCAACCGAAGAAGCCAGTCGGGCTGTAGAAAAGATAAAGCATTATTCAAGTTCAGATACTGCTGTTTATGGCGATTGGAGGAATGTTATATGTTTTGTTGCCGATGATGAAGATAATAATTTGCATATCCGTCAAGCAGATGATTTGGCTAAAATGGTAGATACTATTTTCCCGGGAGGTAATTTGGATAAAATATATGTCGATGCTTTTCCTCAGGTTTCTACTCCTGCCGGACAGCGTTATCCAAAAGTGAACGAAGCTATTAACGAACGGGTTAACAAAGGTGCGCTAATTTTGAGTTATACCGGTCACGGAGGCGAGACAGGTTGGGGACAAGAGAGATATTTGGATATGCCCGATATAGAAAGTTGGTCTAATAAAGAAAAACTTCCTGTATTTCTTACTGCTACTTGTGAATTTGCTCGTTATGATGATCCTAGTCGTGTTTCGGCAGGAGAGTTTATTTTTCTGAATGAAAAGGGTGGAGGAATAGCTCTTTTTACTACTTCGCGTGCCACTTATGCCGGCTCAAACTTTGTTATGAGTAAGTATTTTTATAATTATGCTTTGAATTATCCTAATCACGATTATATACGTATGGGAGATATTCTTAAGATGATTAAACGTTCCAGTGGTTCAGGTTTTAATGTAATGAAGTTTGTTTTGCTTGGCGATCCTGCTTTGAAATTTAGTATTCCGAAAAATTTTACTCAGATTACTAAAATTAATGAGTCGACTGTAAATCAGGATAACGATACTCTAAAAGCACTTTCGTTTGTAAATATTAAGGGACAGATAAACGATCCAAATGGAAATAAACTTAGCAGTTTTAATGGACATGTGTATCCCTTAGTATTTGATAAAGTAACTAATATTACCACTCTTGCCAATGATCCCGGAAGTGATCCCTTTTCGTTTAATCTACAAAAGAGTGTGCTTTATAAGGGGAAAGCAGAAGTGAAAAATGGTGACTTTGAGTTCTCTTTTGTAGTTCCAAAAGATATTGCGTACAATTATGGATTGGGTAAATTATCTATATATGCTTCAAGTGAAAATACTGATGCTTCGGGATATAATCGTGATATTATTATAGGAGGCTTCGATGAAAATAGTCAGGTAGATACCGAAGGACCACAGATTGAACTTTTTTTAAATGATGAAAATTTTATAGAAGGAGGAATGACTAACGAAAATCCTGTTCTTTTGGCAAAAGTTAGAGACGAGAATGGAATTAATACTATTGGTAATGGTATTGGTCACGATATTACTGCAATTTTAGATGTTAATGCCGCCGATATTAAAATCTTAAACGATTATTATGAGTCGGATATTGGTACATATCAGAGTGGGACTATTCGCTATCCATTCTCTAAACTCGATGATGGTAAGCACGAGTTAACATTTAAAGTTTGGGATATTTATAATAACTCTTCAACAGCAAATTTGAAATTTTATGTTTCTGCCTCTGCAAATTTAGCTTTAGAGGCAGTTATGAATTATCCTAATCCGTTTTATGATAGAACAACTTTCTCGTTTGAGCAAAATACTGATGGTCAAGAACTATTGCTCACTATTGATATATTTAGTATTGATGGTAGATTAGTAAAACATATAGAAGATACTTTTATGCCTTATTCTTCACGTATTAATCATATTAGTTGGGATGGTACTGATGAGTATGGAAGTAAGATTATGAAAGGAATGTATATTTATCGTTTGCAATTAAGCGATGAAAATGGCATCCAGAGAAGTAAAACTTCGAAATTGGTATATTTAAAATAA
- a CDS encoding SUMF1/EgtB/PvdO family nonheme iron enzyme: MYTFRKIGSLVLMAALIVAMGSCGKKKNESRTTGWKYNDPDNGGFEVAKYVEQEAGPGLVLIEGGTFVMGATQDPTIFTRNNQPTRITVRSFYMDQTEVSNIDYLEYLHWIRRVFSTYPEVYNKALPDTLVWRQRLAYNEPLVSNYLRHPAYKNYPVVGVSWVQANDYAKWRTDRVNEMRLIDEGIIGLDLNQANENNFNTEAYLLNLYKSEVEGKKPIENLSYNPEDPNSQEFRPSRLEDGILLPSYRLPTEAEWEYAALGLIENSDYERISQRKRYPWNGNYVRTTDKKYYGTFVANFKRGRGDYMGVAGALNDGADIPTEVGSYYPNDFGLFNMGGNVSEWVMDVYRPSTLDDWDDLGSFRGNVFKTQVRDQDGFITQKDSLGRIRYREITVAESENRKNYRKANNIDYLDGDFASIANVDKWSSTDTTSMYNFGSSSLINNEARVYKGGSWKDGAYYLSPSVRRYLDENEATDYIGFRCAMDRVGSPMTGRK, translated from the coding sequence ATGTACACATTTCGAAAAATAGGAAGTTTAGTTTTAATGGCAGCACTTATTGTTGCCATGGGATCTTGTGGAAAGAAAAAAAATGAATCACGCACCACAGGATGGAAATATAACGACCCCGATAATGGAGGATTTGAAGTAGCCAAATATGTAGAACAAGAAGCAGGTCCCGGCTTGGTTCTTATAGAAGGTGGAACTTTTGTTATGGGAGCTACACAAGACCCTACCATCTTTACTAGAAATAATCAACCTACAAGAATCACAGTTCGTTCTTTTTATATGGATCAAACTGAGGTTTCTAATATTGATTATTTGGAGTATTTACATTGGATAAGACGTGTTTTTTCTACATATCCCGAAGTCTATAATAAAGCACTTCCCGATACATTAGTTTGGCGACAACGTCTTGCCTATAATGAGCCTTTAGTAAGTAATTATTTGCGTCACCCTGCTTATAAAAACTACCCTGTGGTTGGTGTTTCTTGGGTTCAAGCTAATGATTATGCAAAATGGCGTACAGATCGTGTAAACGAAATGCGTTTAATTGATGAAGGAATTATAGGATTAGATTTAAACCAAGCAAATGAAAATAATTTCAATACTGAGGCTTATCTGTTAAATCTATACAAAAGCGAAGTTGAAGGTAAAAAACCAATTGAAAACTTATCCTATAACCCGGAAGATCCTAATAGTCAAGAATTTCGTCCCTCTCGTTTAGAAGATGGTATCTTATTACCAAGCTATCGCCTTCCTACCGAAGCAGAATGGGAATATGCAGCTTTAGGATTAATTGAAAATTCTGATTACGAAAGAATTAGTCAGAGAAAACGTTATCCTTGGAATGGAAATTATGTTCGTACAACCGACAAAAAATATTATGGCACTTTTGTAGCTAACTTCAAACGTGGTCGTGGTGACTATATGGGTGTTGCAGGTGCACTAAACGACGGGGCGGATATCCCTACAGAAGTTGGCTCCTACTATCCCAATGACTTTGGGTTATTTAATATGGGTGGAAATGTTAGCGAATGGGTAATGGATGTTTACCGTCCAAGTACTTTAGATGACTGGGACGATTTAGGATCCTTCCGTGGAAATGTTTTCAAAACACAAGTTCGCGATCAAGATGGATTTATCACTCAAAAAGATTCATTAGGCAGAATTCGTTATCGTGAAATAACTGTTGCAGAAAGTGAAAATCGTAAAAACTATCGTAAAGCAAATAATATTGATTATTTAGATGGTGATTTTGCATCTATTGCAAATGTTGATAAGTGGAGTTCAACAGATACTACCAGCATGTACAATTTCGGTAGCTCTTCTTTAATTAATAACGAAGCAAGAGTATACAAAGGAGGTTCATGGAAAGATGGAGCTTATTATCTTAGTCCCAGTGTGCGTCGTTATTTAGACGAAAATGAAGCTACAGATTATATTGGTTTCCGTTGTGCTATGGACAGAGTTGGAAGTCCTATGACAGGTAGAAAATAA
- the porV gene encoding type IX secretion system outer membrane channel protein PorV encodes MKNKVILLFSTVLLLSTSSIFAQDRDFGTITTAVPFLMIGPDARAGGMGDVGVSTSPDGNSIYWNASKLAFIEDDMGFNISYVPWLKGLVDDIGLGYVSFYKKMGDEQTVGGSLRYFSLGNITFTNEEGTSLGTYKPNEWVIDLAYSRKLSENFSAAVTGKFIYSNLTLGQNINGVDSRAGTSVAADVSMYYRNLIEIGGNDVTVSVGLAVNNIGNKISYTSSTQKDFIPTNLRFGFSGEMELDSYNTIALTAELTKLLVPTPPVLDEDGNPIEPYLDNNVSVITGMLHSFYDAPFSEEMQEINFAGGVEYWYDKQFALRGGYFYESAEKGNRQYFTLGAGLKYNVFGLDFSYLISTNPNNPLKNTLRFTLSYEL; translated from the coding sequence ATGAAAAACAAAGTAATACTACTTTTCTCAACTGTTTTACTTTTGAGCACTTCTTCGATTTTTGCGCAAGATCGCGACTTTGGTACTATAACAACGGCCGTTCCTTTTTTAATGATAGGTCCTGATGCCAGAGCCGGTGGTATGGGCGATGTAGGTGTTTCTACTTCTCCCGATGGTAATTCTATTTATTGGAATGCTTCAAAGCTTGCTTTTATCGAAGATGATATGGGATTTAATATATCTTATGTGCCTTGGCTAAAGGGCTTGGTTGATGATATTGGTTTAGGTTATGTTTCGTTTTATAAGAAAATGGGAGACGAACAGACTGTTGGAGGTTCTTTGCGCTATTTTTCTTTAGGAAATATAACTTTTACAAATGAAGAAGGAACATCATTAGGAACATATAAACCAAATGAGTGGGTTATTGATTTAGCATATTCGAGGAAATTAAGTGAGAATTTCTCTGCTGCCGTTACCGGAAAATTTATTTATTCTAATCTTACACTTGGACAAAACATAAATGGAGTTGATTCTCGTGCCGGTACTTCAGTAGCGGCTGATGTTTCTATGTATTATCGTAACCTGATTGAAATAGGAGGAAACGATGTTACTGTAAGTGTTGGGTTGGCAGTGAATAATATTGGAAATAAAATTTCTTATACTTCCAGTACACAAAAAGATTTTATTCCAACTAATTTACGTTTTGGTTTTAGTGGCGAAATGGAATTGGATTCTTATAATACGATAGCTTTAACGGCTGAGCTTACTAAACTGTTAGTGCCAACACCTCCCGTTCTTGATGAAGATGGAAATCCGATAGAGCCTTATCTCGACAATAACGTTTCTGTAATTACAGGTATGTTGCATTCATTTTACGATGCTCCTTTTAGTGAGGAAATGCAAGAGATTAATTTTGCCGGAGGTGTAGAATATTGGTACGATAAACAATTTGCCCTTCGTGGCGGCTATTTCTACGAATCGGCAGAAAAAGGTAACCGTCAGTATTTTACACTTGGTGCCGGACTTAAATATAATGTTTTTGGCTTAGATTTTTCTTATCTTATTTCTACTAATCCTAATAATCCATTAAAAAATACTTTGCGTTTTACTTTATCGTACGAATTATAA
- a CDS encoding PorP/SprF family type IX secretion system membrane protein — MTRRFATFITLIFLVITTGDAWSQDVTVSQFIANPMFTNPGFAGSNLGPRANIMYRNQWPNLHTSFESYSVSYDQNLEFINSGFGASFMSSKIGGDALVTATMSAYYAYQFRPSADLNINLGVRGTYFQKRLNWGIVNSSPVFDTIKTMIGTGTGTETPNTTVKNYDISVGAVFTYKENIFGGFSAEHLNSPDISFYETDTLTNLGLKTSFFAGVNIDIRKKAVRGTYYVPFIITPTIYYQGRTGFQQLSIGTFLTRGSIFTGGFYRLDFNNDAAVVAIIGAQYRQLVFGYSFDYTLSSDSTFNGGAHELTLSFQINNGLHRKSRSMKLGPISSPSF; from the coding sequence ATGACCAGAAGATTTGCTACATTCATCACTCTAATATTCCTTGTAATTACTACAGGAGATGCTTGGTCACAAGACGTTACTGTATCGCAGTTTATTGCAAATCCCATGTTTACCAACCCTGGCTTTGCCGGTTCAAATCTTGGTCCTAGAGCTAATATTATGTACCGTAATCAATGGCCAAATCTTCATACTAGTTTTGAATCCTATTCTGTTTCTTATGATCAAAACCTTGAATTTATCAATTCTGGATTTGGGGCGTCATTTATGTCGAGCAAAATTGGTGGGGATGCGTTGGTTACAGCAACTATGAGTGCTTATTACGCATATCAATTTCGTCCTTCGGCCGATTTAAATATAAATTTGGGAGTAAGAGGCACATATTTTCAAAAGCGGCTAAATTGGGGTATTGTTAATTCTTCTCCTGTTTTTGATACAATAAAAACTATGATTGGAACTGGAACTGGAACTGAAACTCCAAATACTACCGTAAAGAATTACGATATAAGTGTTGGGGCGGTTTTCACTTACAAAGAAAATATTTTTGGCGGATTCTCAGCAGAACATCTCAACTCGCCTGATATTTCTTTTTACGAAACTGATACTTTAACAAACTTAGGCTTAAAAACTTCATTCTTTGCAGGTGTAAATATCGATATTCGTAAAAAAGCTGTTCGAGGAACTTATTATGTTCCATTTATAATTACGCCAACAATATATTATCAAGGACGTACCGGCTTTCAACAACTAAGTATAGGAACTTTTCTTACTCGTGGGAGTATTTTTACCGGAGGATTCTACCGCCTAGATTTTAATAATGACGCTGCAGTAGTAGCAATAATTGGGGCACAATACAGACAATTAGTTTTTGGATATAGTTTTGATTATACACTTTCATCAGATTCTACTTTTAATGGTGGTGCACATGAGTTAACTTTGTCCTTTCAAATAAATAATGGATTACATAGAAAATCGAGATCGATGAAACTTGGACCGATATCATCGCCCAGTTTTTAA